One genomic segment of Gemmatimonadaceae bacterium includes these proteins:
- a CDS encoding efflux RND transporter periplasmic adaptor subunit, translated as MRRALWLAALLATSCSREDRNSVTATGTLEVIEIDVAPMTTGRVLRMLVNDGDIVRAGDTLAILSQPTAQPEIEQREAQVEASRAGLSEAERGSRTAEINRAAAELRAAETEATRTAADANRARALQRAGAISLQQRQAAEAAARQAAAHREALRQSLLLLRQGTRPERIAGARAQVAVAQAGLSATKAIVGDLTLTAPVPGVVLSRNAEPGEIVTAGQSAVTLGEVRRPWVRVYVNAREIPSIKVGSAAKATLDGLPGRTFNGRVVAVNTKAEFTPRVALTEDERADMTFGVKIEFNDTSGALKPGLPVTVTIPKKAPSA; from the coding sequence ATGAGGCGCGCCCTCTGGCTCGCCGCGCTGCTGGCGACGAGCTGCAGTCGCGAGGACCGTAATTCGGTAACCGCGACCGGGACTCTCGAGGTCATCGAGATAGATGTAGCGCCGATGACGACGGGTCGCGTGCTCCGAATGCTGGTGAATGATGGCGACATCGTTCGCGCCGGAGACACACTGGCGATCCTGTCCCAGCCAACGGCGCAACCTGAGATCGAGCAACGGGAGGCGCAGGTGGAAGCATCCCGCGCCGGTCTGAGCGAGGCCGAACGAGGCTCGCGAACGGCCGAAATAAATCGCGCTGCCGCGGAGCTCCGAGCGGCCGAAACCGAAGCAACGCGCACCGCTGCAGACGCAAATCGGGCGCGCGCGCTGCAGCGTGCCGGCGCGATCTCGCTTCAGCAGCGTCAGGCGGCGGAGGCGGCGGCGAGACAAGCCGCAGCACATCGCGAGGCGTTGCGGCAGAGCCTCTTGCTCCTCAGGCAGGGTACACGCCCCGAGCGAATCGCTGGCGCCCGGGCACAAGTGGCGGTTGCCCAGGCAGGACTCTCAGCAACGAAAGCGATTGTCGGCGATCTCACGCTCACTGCACCGGTTCCGGGCGTTGTGCTGAGCCGAAATGCGGAACCCGGAGAGATAGTGACCGCCGGCCAATCGGCTGTCACGCTTGGCGAGGTTCGCCGACCATGGGTCAGGGTTTACGTGAATGCTCGCGAGATTCCGAGCATCAAAGTCGGCAGTGCAGCGAAGGCGACGCTCGACGGACTACCAGGGCGCACATTCAACGGTCGCGTCGTCGCGGTGAATACGAAGGCGGAATTCACGCCTCGCGTGGCGCTGACCGAAGACGAGCGAGCGGACATGACCTTCGGCGTGAAGATCGAATTCAACGACACCTCCGGAGCGCTCAAGCCGGGCCTGCCGGTCACCGTAACGATCCCGAAGAAAGCGCCCAGCGCGTGA
- a CDS encoding ABC transporter ATP-binding protein → MTPAVHTENLTKTFGSIRAVDGVTLDIERGEVFGVLGPNGSGKTTTIRMLCGLLTPTSGTATVAGFDVRTQSEDIRRNIGYMSQRFGMYHDMTVAENLDFYASLYGLAGTQKKQRMDELFAELGLAPRANQLVGTLSGGWKQRVSLACAIAHRPVILFLDEPTAGVDPAARRQFWDMIYTLAKQGTTIVVTTHYMDEAARCQRIAFLSRGHLIALGTAEEITAQFGQPTIEDVFIELQRRDEAETVKT, encoded by the coding sequence GTGACCCCCGCCGTCCATACGGAGAATCTGACAAAGACGTTCGGGTCTATCCGGGCAGTCGACGGAGTGACGCTCGACATCGAGCGGGGAGAAGTCTTCGGCGTCCTCGGACCGAACGGATCGGGAAAGACGACAACGATACGGATGCTGTGCGGGCTGCTCACGCCGACATCGGGCACGGCGACAGTCGCTGGGTTCGACGTGAGAACGCAATCCGAGGATATCCGGCGAAACATCGGTTACATGTCACAGCGCTTCGGCATGTACCACGACATGACCGTTGCCGAGAATCTCGATTTCTACGCGTCGCTTTATGGATTGGCCGGCACGCAGAAGAAACAACGAATGGACGAGCTGTTCGCCGAGCTCGGGCTCGCGCCGCGGGCGAATCAGCTAGTCGGCACGCTGAGCGGCGGCTGGAAGCAGCGAGTCTCTCTCGCGTGCGCAATCGCACACAGACCCGTGATCCTCTTCCTCGACGAGCCGACTGCGGGGGTCGATCCCGCGGCGCGCCGCCAGTTCTGGGACATGATCTACACGCTCGCGAAGCAGGGAACGACTATCGTCGTCACCACGCACTACATGGATGAGGCAGCGCGCTGTCAGCGAATTGCGTTTCTGTCTCGCGGACATTTGATCGCCCTTGGAACGGCTGAGGAGATCACCGCGCAGTTCGGCCAGCCCACGATTGAAGACGTGTTCATCGAGCTTCAGCGTCGCGATGAAGCGGAGACAGTCAAAACGTGA
- a CDS encoding OsmC family peroxiredoxin has protein sequence MPTRKASAVWEGGLKTGTGNYSVESGSATGEYSFARFAEGGAASNPEELLAAAEASCFSMAFSGALERNGTPPTRIATDAACTVEKVGEGFQITTMKLDVRASVPNIDDAKFQELAQATLAGCPVSKALKDNMKMELNARLE, from the coding sequence ATGCCCACGAGAAAGGCCAGTGCAGTATGGGAAGGCGGACTGAAGACCGGGACAGGCAACTACAGTGTCGAGAGTGGCTCCGCGACGGGAGAGTACAGCTTTGCGCGGTTCGCAGAAGGTGGTGCCGCGTCCAATCCTGAAGAGCTACTTGCCGCCGCAGAAGCGTCGTGCTTCAGCATGGCGTTCAGTGGCGCGCTGGAGAGAAATGGAACTCCGCCCACGAGAATCGCTACCGACGCTGCCTGTACGGTCGAAAAAGTCGGCGAGGGATTTCAGATCACGACGATGAAGCTGGATGTGCGCGCGTCGGTGCCGAATATAGATGACGCGAAGTTTCAGGAGCTAGCGCAGGCTACTCTAGCGGGCTGCCCGGTGTCGAAGGCACTCAAGGACAATATGAAAATGGAGCTGAACGCCCGGCTCGAATAG
- a CDS encoding SufE family protein: protein MQEATTSPIPPSIDRVLRLFRSMGREEKMQALVQYSKKLEPFPERLSYIDRAKFNIPECQTRVNIVPELKDGKLHFYADPDVRQSPTIAAVLAIVFGAVNDQPPEVTLRIPSDFVRTLMESIGLGAREPGLNAMITRLKRHALEAQSAIAAAGT, encoded by the coding sequence ATGCAGGAAGCGACCACCTCACCGATCCCTCCGTCGATTGACCGCGTTCTCCGCCTTTTCCGCTCTATGGGGCGCGAGGAGAAGATGCAGGCGCTCGTGCAATATTCCAAGAAGCTCGAGCCGTTTCCGGAGAGGCTCAGCTACATCGACCGCGCGAAGTTCAACATTCCGGAGTGTCAGACGCGAGTCAACATCGTGCCCGAGCTCAAAGATGGAAAGCTTCACTTTTACGCTGATCCCGATGTCCGGCAATCGCCGACAATTGCTGCGGTGCTCGCGATTGTTTTCGGCGCGGTGAACGATCAGCCGCCGGAGGTAACGCTTCGGATCCCCTCGGATTTCGTGCGAACGCTGATGGAAAGCATCGGCCTCGGTGCACGTGAGCCGGGGTTGAATGCAATGATCACGCGACTCAAGCGCCACGCGCTCGAAGCTCAGTCGGCCATCGCTGCAGCAGGGACATGA
- a CDS encoding ABC transporter permease: protein MLKKEFIQMRRDRLTFALMVGIPVIQLVLFGYAIRTEVRHLPTVVLDESRSSESRSLVSVMEQTQNFRIAGQASSRAQVRDWIESGRAKAAIIIPPDFHTDLKRQRTAQAQVIVDAADPLASAAAIGGAALAASVRATAIADRGASRPPPLEVRVRPWYNPALRSSIYIVPGIIGVLLSLTLLAITSIAIVREREHGTFEQLVVTPVSKSAIMLGKLLPFVLVGYVQMTSILILGRILFGVPIRGSIVLLYVLSLGFIVANLGIGLLVSTLVKTQIQAIQLSILLLMPNILLSGFMFPLEAMPVVAQWIALALPLTYYLTILRGILLKGVGINYLWHETLILAGFAAVLILISVRRFSKTVG from the coding sequence ATGCTCAAGAAGGAGTTCATCCAGATGCGAAGGGATCGGCTCACCTTTGCACTGATGGTCGGAATCCCGGTGATTCAGCTGGTTCTCTTTGGCTACGCTATTCGGACGGAGGTCCGGCACTTGCCGACGGTGGTGCTCGACGAATCACGCAGCTCCGAGAGCAGAAGTCTCGTGTCGGTGATGGAACAGACACAGAACTTCAGGATCGCGGGCCAGGCTTCCTCGCGGGCCCAGGTGAGAGACTGGATCGAGTCAGGGCGGGCCAAGGCCGCGATAATCATTCCGCCAGATTTTCACACCGACCTGAAACGCCAGCGCACTGCACAGGCACAGGTGATCGTGGACGCGGCCGATCCGCTCGCGTCCGCTGCGGCAATTGGAGGTGCGGCTCTCGCCGCGTCGGTGCGCGCGACAGCAATCGCCGATCGTGGGGCGAGTCGTCCACCCCCGCTCGAGGTGCGCGTACGCCCGTGGTACAACCCTGCGCTGCGAAGCTCCATCTACATCGTGCCCGGGATCATCGGGGTGCTTCTCAGCCTGACCCTTCTCGCGATAACGAGCATTGCCATCGTGCGGGAGCGGGAGCACGGAACGTTCGAGCAGCTCGTCGTCACGCCGGTCAGCAAGAGCGCGATCATGCTCGGCAAGCTGCTTCCGTTCGTCCTGGTTGGATATGTCCAGATGACGTCGATCCTCATCCTCGGACGCATCCTCTTCGGCGTTCCGATACGAGGAAGCATCGTACTGCTCTATGTGTTGTCGCTCGGATTCATAGTTGCCAATCTGGGTATCGGCCTTCTCGTGTCCACTCTTGTGAAGACGCAGATCCAGGCGATCCAGCTGAGCATCCTGCTCCTGATGCCGAATATCCTGCTCTCGGGCTTCATGTTTCCCCTCGAGGCGATGCCTGTCGTGGCGCAGTGGATCGCCCTCGCGCTTCCGCTGACCTACTATCTCACGATACTCCGGGGAATTCTTCTCAAGGGGGTAGGCATCAATTATTTATGGCACGAAACTCTCATCCTGGCGGGGTTTGCAGCGGTGCTGATCCTGATCAGCGTCAGGAGATTTTCGAAGACCGTCGGCTAA
- a CDS encoding secondary thiamine-phosphate synthase enzyme YjbQ, with translation MKTHTSYLTFNTKKRQEIIDITDEVEACRAAAGISEGFVLVSAMHISASVFVNDHEPGLWKDILDWLETRIAPWSPDDYRHNSGTGEDNAAAHLRSLTVGHEVIIPVTKGRLDFGPWQRVFYGEWDGQRSKRVVIKALGV, from the coding sequence GTGAAGACCCACACCTCCTACCTCACTTTCAACACGAAAAAGCGGCAGGAGATCATCGACATCACGGACGAGGTCGAGGCATGTCGCGCGGCGGCGGGCATAAGTGAAGGCTTCGTGCTCGTCTCAGCGATGCACATCTCCGCTTCGGTATTCGTGAACGATCACGAGCCGGGGTTGTGGAAGGACATTCTCGACTGGCTCGAGACGAGGATCGCCCCGTGGTCGCCCGACGACTATCGCCACAACAGCGGAACCGGTGAGGACAATGCCGCAGCGCACCTGAGGTCTCTCACTGTCGGCCACGAGGTCATTATTCCAGTCACGAAGGGACGACTCGACTTCGGGCCGTGGCAGCGAGTGTTCTACGGTGAGTGGGACGGCCAGCGGTCCAAGCGCGTCGTGATCAAGGCGTTGGGAGTGTAG